The genomic stretch TTTGGCGACAAAAGGAGGGGCTGTGTTTGGGCTGGAAAGTGGGAGTGGgagtttgctttttttggcgCTGCCCCTCCAGTGGGTGGCGGGGGCCctgttgattttttttctcttgcttctaTTGGGTTCTTGTAGCGCTGCACGTATTTTCTGCGGTGGGATACTTGGATTTGACGTGCTCTGAAGATCTGGGCGGCTAATAGCTGTAGGGCCCCTTTTTATGCACTTGCATGCAACTCATAGGTGCCTAGGCTGCTACTCCATATTAGTCTACAGCTATTCTCTGCAGCAATATACGGCATTGAGTACGAAGAGAATTAAATACAAATAATCTTTTCGTGAATAGCTGAGCAGCACGTGCTTCTCTGAGTGATTTAATGGCTCTCCAGCGAGTAACGTGGGAAATCACGGGAGATGGACCAGATTGATCAAGTGATCCCAATATGGCGTGAACAAGATGTATAGGAGCTAACGCTATCTTAGGACTACCTGCTATCTATTACCATGAAGACGTTCTACAGGTACTGTCTATAATTTGGCCTCGTCTACTTGGATCTGCCAGCAGCTGTTTTACGAGGCCCTTGAACAAGTCAAATACTGCACGTAGGTGTTGACAGCGTGGTTTGGTCATTACTCAATATTACAGTATTATTGATGTATGCGCGGACAAAGTCTGAGAGATAAAAAGCCGGATCCCTCATTAGTAGCAAAGAGATACACAAATGACGAGTTACACAATCACTGTAAACCAAGACGAAACACTCAACAGACATCCAGCCAAACACAgcagtatatatatttgcaAACCATACACATCCACAGTCACCCTCATTACCATTAAAAGCACCAAACGCCCAGGCAAATAAAGCAGCTTGTATATTTGCATTTGCCATACACATCGCAcatataatagtaaaagcCAACATCTCCCTTCACAAATCGAGTAAAGTAGCAATGGCCAAGTAAACAGACAACAAATAAAAtaacaacaaacaaaagaaaaagccctATAAACTCCATCCCATTCCTGTTTCCTCCAATCCATACCTATTTCCTGCCTCATTTCAAAATAAAAGAGTTTTCATTAAATACATACCAAACCAAATCCTCGCGGATTCCATAACtcacaagaaaaaaaaagtaaaaaagaaagaagggagatgataaaatagagaagaagaagaagagatactggcataaaaacaaaagatatATCCCATACCCCTTTATGCCGCGTTCTTGCAAGAATTCACATCTCCACACGCGAATTTGTTCTTCAACTTGGACCATTCGGACCAGAGCCGTGAAGCTGCTTCTATCGGCTTCTTAGGATCGTCCCTTTTTGCGTTCCTCatctcttcagcagctgcGTGCTTCTCGGCCGAAAAAACCGCTGCCTTGCGCAGATATTCGTCATGCTCCTCTGCGCTGCCAAAGACCTGCAGCCACCAGAGCCTAGCTGAGAGCTGTGCGTCGATAAGTTGGAGGTGAAGCTGATTTTGTACATCTTCGACGGATGGCAGGTTTTCGAGAGCTTGCTGTGCAAAGTCATCAATCCTAGTGGTAAACTCCTCAGCGGCTTCTTCAAACTGGGCCTTGGCTGTCGATACGAGGTTGTCGAGATTCTGCTTGGCATCTGCAAAGGTGGCGCCAAATGTCTTTGATACAGTCTCAGTGACGGTTTGGCAGACGTTTTGACATGCCGAGTTGATGGACTGCTTGGCGTTCTCAATGCATCGCTCTGCCtcctgggcagcagcaggcacGAGTCCGGACAGGTCATGGGCTAGGTGTTTGGTGCGTTCCAAGGCCTCTTCCATCAAGCCCTTACCAAAGTGGACCTTGACCACTTTGTGAATCTTGGGACGGCACTTGGCTTCGAGCACGAGGCTGACAACACCGTGgacctccttcttggcaaacTGCAGGCGGAGGCCCTCGTCTACCATGGACATTGTAGTATCGACAATGTCATCTCCTCTCTTGACAGATACAGATAGACAGTCCTTGGCTAACCACGTCTTCTTAATACTCTTGGGGATGTGTATCAAGATATCGTTGTGCGCTTCGGCCGTGAAAGATACAGCAGGCTTCT from Trichoderma atroviride chromosome 3, complete sequence encodes the following:
- a CDS encoding uncharacterized protein (EggNog:ENOG41~TransMembrane:1 (i188-208o)); this translates as MDLAPLAEDNGLSESTYELISSTDTDTEESQDDNYTGSMSESIGSLDIHRPDDVQSLAGTEDSYETESAVDEADMPSTAASDRDDTEDEEDDEESVHEDSVLAESHFTNETAKLEPFPPFEHEAYSHSSLEYTQQSLGTPSFPTPEASRVIERPGPAEPEKKKSWKQKMAGFWPFETEAMEYFAEATWGGFPGFAFVLVVLLALPIFIQSPSEPVVPNVQAPPPVTATITTTSYLTTSSLSTPSSQPTPSSTNSVALVPIGEPQSDDWIFGAKKPAVSFTAEAHNDILIHIPKSIKKTWLAKDCLSVSVKRGDDIVDTTMSMVDEGLRLQFAKKEVHGVVSLVLEAKCRPKIHKVVKVHFGKGLMEEALERTKHLAHDLSGLVPAAAQEAERCIENAKQSINSACQNVCQTVTETVSKTFGATFADAKQNLDNLVSTAKAQFEEAAEEFTTRIDDFAQQALENLPSVEDVQNQLHLQLIDAQLSARLWWLQVFGSAEEHDEYLRKAAVFSAEKHAAAEEMRNAKRDDPKKPIEAASRLWSEWSKLKNKFACGDVNSCKNAA